In the genome of Acidimicrobiales bacterium, the window CCACCGGCATCCGAGGGTTGAGCCCCCGACTTTCACAGCGGACTTACCGGACCGCCTACACGCGCTTTACGCCCAATGATTCCGGACAACGCTCGCCCCCTACGTATTACCGCGGCTGCTGGCACGTAGTTAGCCGGGGCTTCTTCTGAAGGTACCGTCACTCCACCGAGCTATTACCCCGTTGAGCTTCGTCCCAACTGAAAGGAGTTTACAATCCGAAGACCGTCTTCCTCCACGCGGCGTTGCTGCGTCACGCTTTCGCGCATTGCGCAAGATTCCCCACTGCTGCCTCCCGTAGGAGTCTGGGCCGTGTCTCAGTCCCAGTGTGGCTGGACATCCTCTCAGACCAGCTATCCGTCGTAGCCTTGGTGAGCCATTACCTCACCAACAAGCTGATAGACCGCGAGCCCATCCCGAAGCGGAATCCATTTCTTCATCTCGCCATGCGACATGATGAAGGTATCCGGTATTAGCAGCGGTTTCCCGCTGTTATCCCGGTCTTCGGGGCAGGTTGCTCACGTGTTACGCACCCGTTCGCCACTTTCCACCCAGAGCAAGCTCCGGGCTTCACGTTCGACTTGCATGTATGAAGCGTGCCGCCAGCGTTCGTCCTGAGCCAGGATCAAACTCTCCGTCAAGATCTCGACCTCGCCACCGAGGTGGTCCGGTCTTCGATCGGGTAATAGAGAGCCGGACGGGACCTGACGTCCCTTGTGTCCGACTGGCATCAGAACAGACAATTGGCTTGTCCGTTACTTGATGCGTTGAATTGACAAACCTGTCGCGCCGATGCCGAAGCACCGAGGCGGCAGGCCCGCACTCGTACGTCCTCTGTTCTGTTTTCAAGGAGCACCCTGCTCCCCGAAGGGAGCCGCTCTCCGGCAGTCGCCCGTGGGCGGTGGTGCCGGGTGCCTCGGGATCGGTGGAACCGTTCCCTGGGCGGCTGACCACCCTACCGGCGGGCCTCGGGAGCGTCAACTCCCTCGGGGCCGGGACCTCGGTGGCAACCCCTCACCCGGAGGTGGGGGGTGCCGAGAACCTAGGCACGGGCCCCGGCGCCGTCCAAATCCACCGGGCCCGCGGGCGGGCGACGGCCCTGGTCAGGGCACCGCCACGGCCATGGCGTAGGCCCGCTTCCCCTTGCGGAGCAGGGCGTAGCGCCCGTGCAGGAGGTCCGCGGGCCCGAGGGCCCGGTCGGCCCCCAGGCGGGCCCCGTTGAGGTAGACGCCGCCCTGGTCGAGGGCCCGGCGGGCCTCGCTGGTCGAGGTCACCAGGCCGGCGTCCCGCAGCAGGCCGGCCACGGTGGCCCCCTCGCGCTCCGGCCCGTCGAGGGCCACGCTGGGCACCTCGGCGGCCACCGCGGCCAGGGCCGGAGCCGAGGCCCCGGTGGGATCCCCCCCGAAGAGCACGGCCGACGCCTCCTCGGCGGCCGCCGCCGCCTCGGCCCCGTGGACCACGGTGGTGACCTCCCGGGCCAGGCGGCGCTGGGCCTCCCGCCGGGCCGGATCGGCGCCGTGGGCCCGGACCAGGGCCTCGATCTCGGGCACGGGGAGCAGGGTGAGCCACCGGAGCTGGCGGTCGACCTCGGCGTCGTCGACCTGGATGAAGTGCTGGAAGAGCTGGTACGGGCTGGTCCGCTCGGCCGCCAGCCAGACCCGCCCACCGGTGCTCTTGCCCAGCTTGGCGCCGTCCGGCCCCGTCAGCAGGGGCCAGCACAGGGCGTGGACCGAGACCCCCCGGACCCGCCGGACCAGGTCCACGCCCGAGACGATGTTGCCCCACTGGTCCGACCCGCCGACCTGCAGCTCGACGTCGTGGTGGTCGTGGAGCCACACGTAGTCCCGGGCCTGGAGCAGCATGTAGGAGAACTCGGTGAAGGAGATGCCCTGCTCGCTCTCGAGGCGGGCCCGCACCGAGTCGCGGGCCAGCATCTGGTTCACGGTGACGTGGCGTCCCACGTCGCGCAGGAAGTCGATGAGCGTGAGCTCGTCGGTCCAGTCCCGGTTGTCGACGAACCGGGCCCCCCGGGAGCCGTCCGGGTCGACCACCCGGGCGATCTGGGCCGAGATGGCCTCCACGTTGGCCGCCAGGATCTCGTCGTCGAGCAGGTTGCGCTCGTCCGAGCGGCCCGACGGGTCGCCGATCAGGCCGGTGGCCCCCCCGGCCAGCCCGACGACCCGGTGCCCGGCGTCGCCCAGCCGCCGGAGCACCAGCAGGCCGATCAGGTTGCCGATGTGCAGGCTGTCGGCCGTGGGGTCCAGGCCCAGGTAGGCCGTGACGCGCCCCCGGGCCAGGCGGGCGGCCAGGGCGTCGCGGTCGGTGGTCAGGTGGACGAGGCCCCGGGCCTCGAGGTCGGCGAGCACGTCGGCGGTCGTCACCGCGCCAGTCTGGCCCGTGCCCCGACGACGGCCGGGCCGGGCCGGCCCACCGAGTGGACCGCCGGCCCGCCGGGCCACCACGCTGTGGCCGTGGCCGCCCCCCGCACCGACACCCCGCTCGTGGCCCCGCCGGACGGGGCCGGCCCCGGCGGCCCCCGGCACGGCTTCACCGTGGGCCGGGTCCTGGGCGTGGCCGCCATGCTGGCCGTGGCCCTGTTCTGGCTGTGGATCTTCTCGGGCGCGCCGGCCAAGCAGAACCCCGACCGCCTGGACGACCGGCGCTGGGTGGAGCGGGCCGAGGCGGCGTGCGCCACGACCATGGCCCGCATCGACACGAGGGAGGCGGTGGGGCGCCGGAGCCGGGTCCAGCGGGCCGACGACATCGACACCTCCAGCGCCGAGCTCCGGGCCCTGCTCGACGGGCTGGCCGACCCGCCCCCGGCCTCGGCCGGCGACCGGGAGGTGGTCGAGCGGTGGCTGGCCGACTGGCGGGACCTGCTGGGCGACCGCGACGCCTACGCGGCGGCCATCCGCACCGACCCGGACGCCCGCTTCGTGACCACCGAGAAGTTCAACGATCCCCTCGACACGGTCGTCGAGATCTTCGCCGACGTGAACGACATGCCGTCCTGCGGCCCCGCTGGCGACGTCGGCTAGGGCCGACGCTCCCCCACCAGGGCGGCCACGGCCAGGCCCCGGCGCACCAGGCGGCGGGTGCTGGCATCGGCGCCGGCGGCGTCCAGGTCGGCCTCGGTGCGCACCCAGCGCCAACCGGTCGACTCGTGGTTGGCCGCCACCGGCGCGTCGTCTTCGGCCAGGAGGAGGAAGCGCAGGTCGTGGTGCACGTGGAACGAGCCGTCGGGGTAGGCCACGTCGTGCACGTCCAGGTCGACGGCGGGCACCACCGGCACCAGGCCGGCCAGGCCCGTCTCCTCGGCCGCCTCCCGGCACGCCGCGGCCAGCAGGTTCCCGTCCCCGTCCACGTGGCCGCCGGGCTGGAACCACCGCCCCAGCTTCCGGTGGTGCAGCAGCAGCGCCCCCCGGCCCGGGGCCACCACCACGGCCGAGGCGGTCATGTGGTCGGGCAGGCTGGCCCGATCCAGGGGGTCGGCCGGCGCCGCCCACAGGGCCAGGGCGCGGGCCCGCAGGGGGTCCAGCGAGGCGGGCAGGGACGCCGCCTCGACCAGGGCCCGGGCCAGGTCGCGATCGCCCGGCCGGGACGTGGACCGAGGGTCGCCGGCCCCCAGCACCTCCCAGGCCGGGTCGGGCTGGGGCCGGGGCCCGGTCATCGCGGCCGTCCCGAGACGTGGGGGTCGCCGGGCACGTACCAGCGCCACGGCAGCTCGGCCCCGGCCGACAGGCCGATGCGGGGGCTGGTGGCCGGGGCCACCCCGAGCGGGGTGCCGTCGACGGCCAGGTGCACGCCCCGGTCCGAGCGCACCAGGTCGGCACCGTCGAAGGCGCCGTCCAGGCCGAAGGCCTGGCACAGCTTGGCCGGCCCGCTGGTGAGGTCGAGGTCCCGCCGGGCCCGGGGCCGGGCCGCCCGCATGGCCTCCAGGCCGGTCACCGGGGCCACGGCCCGGAGCAGCACCGCGCCGGCCTGCCCGTCGGTGCCGCACACCACGTTGGCGCACCAGTGCATGCCGTAGCTGAAGTACACGTAGAGGTGGCCCGGGGGGCCGAACATGACCCGGGTCCGGGGGGTGGGGCCCCGGTAGGCGTGGCTCCCGGGGTCCTCCGTGCCGCAGTAGGCCTCGACCTCGACGATGCGGCCCACCCGCTCGCCGTGGACCAGGAGGGTGCCCAGCAGCTCGGGGGCCACCTCCCGGGGGTCCCGGCCGTAGAACCGGCGCCCCAGCCGGCGCCGGCTCACGACGCCGAGGGGTCGGAGCCGACGGTGGCCCACCAGGCCGTGCCCCGGCCGGCCAGCCGGCACCCGTCCCGCTGGGCCGCCGGCACCAGGACGGCCCGGCCCGCGCCCAGGGTCACGGCCTCGGCCCCGGCCGACACCGTCACCTCGCCCTCGGTGGCCAGGACCAGGGCCGGGCCGGGCCCGGCGACGGGGGCCGGGACCGGGTCGCCGTCCAGGTCGACCCGCCGGAGGGCGATCTCCGGCACCGGCGGCCGGTAGGCCACCGCGCCGCCCTCCTCGCCGTCGCCGGGCAGCAGGGCCACGCCGGTCCCGGCGGGAGCCAGCAGGCGGGCCAGCTCGGCCCGGTCCACGTGCTTGGGGGTCAGGCCTCCCCGCACCACGTTGTCGGAGGCGGCCATGAGCTCGACCCCGGCCCCCTCCAGGTAGGCGTGGGGCACCCCGGCGGGCAGGAACACCCCCTCCCCCGGCTCCAGGCGCCGGAGCTCCAGGACGCACGGGGCCAGGGCGGTGGGGTCCCCCGGGAAGGCGGCGGCCAGGCGCCGGGTCCAGGCCGCCACCGGATCGGCGGCCGAGCCCGGGTCGGCGGGCGCCGGCCCGGGCCGGTCGTCGCTGCCCTCGACGGCGGGCGCCACCCCGCCGGCCCGAGCCGCGGCGTCGGCCAGGGCCCCGGCGGCCTCGCCGGTGGCGGCCAGGAGCGCCTCCAGGGCGAGCCGAGCGTCGGGCTCGGCCCGGACCCGGTCGGCCAGGGCTGCGACCGCCGGGTCGTCCAGCGCGCCGAGGGCGGCGGCGGCGGCGGCCCCGGTCCGGAAGCCGGTCAGCACCCAGGTGGGCTCCAGCGCCACCAGCACCTCGGGCTTGGCGTACGGGTCGCGGTAGGTGCGGGTCGGGGCGTCGAGGGGGATGCCGGCCTCCTCCTCCCGGTCCCAGCCGGCCCGGGCCTGCTCGGGCGACGGGTGGAGCTGGATGCTGAGCGGCCCCCCGATGGCCAGGATCTTGAGCAGGAACGGCAGCCGGGGCCCGTAGCGCTCGACGACCGCCGGGCCCAGCACGGCCTGGGGGTCGGCCTCGACCTCTTGGCCCAGGGGGCGCCCGTCGGGCAGCCGGGAAGGGCTGCCGGGGTGGGCGCCGACCCACAGCTCGGCCTCGGGGCCTCCGGTCGGTTCGGTGCCCAGGAGCCGGGCCAAGCCGTCGGCCGCGCCCCAGGCGTAGTCCCGGACCGGGTTGGCGAGGAGGAGCACGGGCCGAGACTAGGGCGGCGGCCGCTCAGGCCAGGAGGGCCTCGCAGTCGTCGAAGCCGCCCAGGAAGCCGGTGCGGAACGCTTCGGTGCGCTCGAACGGGCTGCCGCTCTCGGCGTCGCCGCCGAAGGCCAGGAAGGAGATGATGGCCTCGTCGAGGTCACCGGCCGAGAGGCTCAGCTCCGAGTCGGGGCGGAGCTTGAAGAACACGTCGCCGGCGTAGAGGCCGGTCAGGCAGTCGGCGTTGAGCAGCGACTCCTTGGAGTTGTCGGTGTTGCCCTGCTGGACCTGGGCCGCGAACGACCACTGCCGGGCCAGCTCGGCGCCGAGGGCGAAGTCGCCGATCTCCTCCAGGGCGGGCACCAGCTCGACGCCGTCGAGCACCACCGTGTTCTCGTCGACGCAGTAGTAGACGCCGAACTCGATGTCCTCGGGGGCCAGCACGTCGCCGCCGCACTCGACCTCGTCGCGGGCGGGGTCGACGATCTGCACGTCGGAGATCTCCTCCCAGGGGCTGCCGAGCTGCTCGAACAGGCCCGCGTAGTAGTCCTCCAGGTCGCCGACCAGGAGGGGCAGCAGTTCCTCGGCCGGGAGGTCGCCCATGGACGACTCCTCCTGGGTGTCGAAGACCTGCTGGACCACCACCGGCTCCTCGGTCCCGTACCCGGCGCAGCGGGCCGCGCCCTCGTCGATCCCGTCGGAGAAGGCCGACACCCGGTCGAAGCCGGAGCCGTGGGCCTGCGGGTCGTCCGGCGAGGAGCCGGGGGCGTCGCGGATCTCGATGAGGCCGGCGATGGCCACGTCCAGGTCGTCCAGGTCGGCCTGGAAGGCCTCGCTCTCCCCGTCGATGACGTGGGCCACCCAGGCCCCGGCGAAGCAGTCAGCCTGGAGCTCGCTGATGACCGAGCGCAGGGTGTCGAAGTCGCCGGTGCGGGCCTGGATGGCGTGGCCGAACTCGTGGGCCATGACCACCGCGGCGGTGAAGGCGCCGAACTCCTCGATGAACGGCTCCACCAGGCCCTCGCGGTCCCAGGCGATGAGGTCGCCGTCGCTGCAGTAGAAGGCGTTCACGGCGATGTCCTCGTAGGCGGTGACGCCGGGGCAAGGCGGCAGGTCGGCGCCCTCGGTGTCGGGGCCGTAGGTCCAGAACCCGCCGGCGATCTCCTCGTAGTCCTCCTCGTAGACCTCGGGGTAGGTCGAGCGCCAGAACTCCTCCACGTCCAGGGCGGCGGCG includes:
- a CDS encoding NUDIX domain-containing protein translates to MTGPRPQPDPAWEVLGAGDPRSTSRPGDRDLARALVEAASLPASLDPLRARALALWAAPADPLDRASLPDHMTASAVVVAPGRGALLLHHRKLGRWFQPGGHVDGDGNLLAAACREAAEETGLAGLVPVVPAVDLDVHDVAYPDGSFHVHHDLRFLLLAEDDAPVAANHESTGWRWVRTEADLDAAGADASTRRLVRRGLAVAALVGERRP
- a CDS encoding neutral zinc metallopeptidase codes for the protein MRTNRFRVAAVAVALAVAVAACGGGDDDGGAAGVAQESTTTSTEPPQDGQMETSVPEIEEPIEPMGDPSQVDTDTTESADQVMIAAALDVEEFWRSTYPEVYEEDYEEIAGGFWTYGPDTEGADLPPCPGVTAYEDIAVNAFYCSDGDLIAWDREGLVEPFIEEFGAFTAAVVMAHEFGHAIQARTGDFDTLRSVISELQADCFAGAWVAHVIDGESEAFQADLDDLDVAIAGLIEIRDAPGSSPDDPQAHGSGFDRVSAFSDGIDEGAARCAGYGTEEPVVVQQVFDTQEESSMGDLPAEELLPLLVGDLEDYYAGLFEQLGSPWEEISDVQIVDPARDEVECGGDVLAPEDIEFGVYYCVDENTVVLDGVELVPALEEIGDFALGAELARQWSFAAQVQQGNTDNSKESLLNADCLTGLYAGDVFFKLRPDSELSLSAGDLDEAIISFLAFGGDAESGSPFERTEAFRTGFLGGFDDCEALLA
- a CDS encoding DNA-3-methyladenine glycosylase; translated protein: MSRRRLGRRFYGRDPREVAPELLGTLLVHGERVGRIVEVEAYCGTEDPGSHAYRGPTPRTRVMFGPPGHLYVYFSYGMHWCANVVCGTDGQAGAVLLRAVAPVTGLEAMRAARPRARRDLDLTSGPAKLCQAFGLDGAFDGADLVRSDRGVHLAVDGTPLGVAPATSPRIGLSAGAELPWRWYVPGDPHVSGRPR
- the tyrS gene encoding tyrosine--tRNA ligase — its product is MTTADVLADLEARGLVHLTTDRDALAARLARGRVTAYLGLDPTADSLHIGNLIGLLVLRRLGDAGHRVVGLAGGATGLIGDPSGRSDERNLLDDEILAANVEAISAQIARVVDPDGSRGARFVDNRDWTDELTLIDFLRDVGRHVTVNQMLARDSVRARLESEQGISFTEFSYMLLQARDYVWLHDHHDVELQVGGSDQWGNIVSGVDLVRRVRGVSVHALCWPLLTGPDGAKLGKSTGGRVWLAAERTSPYQLFQHFIQVDDAEVDRQLRWLTLLPVPEIEALVRAHGADPARREAQRRLAREVTTVVHGAEAAAAAEEASAVLFGGDPTGASAPALAAVAAEVPSVALDGPEREGATVAGLLRDAGLVTSTSEARRALDQGGVYLNGARLGADRALGPADLLHGRYALLRKGKRAYAMAVAVP
- a CDS encoding type I phosphomannose isomerase catalytic subunit, with the protein product MLLLANPVRDYAWGAADGLARLLGTEPTGGPEAELWVGAHPGSPSRLPDGRPLGQEVEADPQAVLGPAVVERYGPRLPFLLKILAIGGPLSIQLHPSPEQARAGWDREEEAGIPLDAPTRTYRDPYAKPEVLVALEPTWVLTGFRTGAAAAAALGALDDPAVAALADRVRAEPDARLALEALLAATGEAAGALADAAARAGGVAPAVEGSDDRPGPAPADPGSAADPVAAWTRRLAAAFPGDPTALAPCVLELRRLEPGEGVFLPAGVPHAYLEGAGVELMAASDNVVRGGLTPKHVDRAELARLLAPAGTGVALLPGDGEEGGAVAYRPPVPEIALRRVDLDGDPVPAPVAGPGPALVLATEGEVTVSAGAEAVTLGAGRAVLVPAAQRDGCRLAGRGTAWWATVGSDPSAS